The Methanosarcina acetivorans C2A genome includes the window GTTTCAAATAACCTTAAAGGATGCCCTATTATGCTTGAAAAGGCTAAAGTCTCCTTTTTTCTTGCCAGCCGTTCAATTACTCGAGGCAACAAAGGGATTACAATCTTTACGGTCTTCGTACTGACCCTGATATTTATTCAGCTTGTGCTTTTCTCAAGTATTCTGGCAGGAGTTACGCTCAAATTCAATGAGCTGATGGTGGACTACCAGACAGGGAACGTGGTGATTGAGCCAAAAGAAGAGGAACATTATATAGAAGATGCATCAGCCCTGCAGAAGAAGATCGAAAGTCTCCCCCAAGTTGTAGGGACCTCGGCCCGCCTGAAGACCACAGGAACTTTCCGCTACAAAGAAAAAGAGATAGGAGGTACGGTTTACGGGATTGATCCTGCGGATGAAGCCTTTGTAACCGGGCTTGAGGGAGCCGTAATAAGCGGGGAGTTTCTCAGCAGGCCCGACAGGGGCGAAATTATTCTGGGCAGGGAGGTCTCGGGAGGTTATGGAGCCTTGATGGAGTCAAGGTCTCTTGGCGGTGTGGAGGTTGGCGACACCATAGAACTTACCATCAGCGGAAAAACCAAGGAGTTCAGAGTCAAAGGGATCTATTCCACTCTTTTCTTCATGGCCGACGCAGGAGCCTACATCAGCCGCGCCGACATGGAAGAGATGCTGGGCGTGGAAAACGAGGATTATGCTCAGGAAATAGCTGTCAAGACCACCCCAGGCACGGATGAATATGAGACCCGCACAGCCCTCCTGTCCCTCGGTATAAAGGAAAATATCCGCACCTGGCATGAGTTTGCAGGCATCCTCCGCCTCATTGAAAACACCCTGGGCCTTGTCAGGAACATTATG containing:
- a CDS encoding ABC transporter permease — its product is MLEKAKVSFFLASRSITRGNKGITIFTVFVLTLIFIQLVLFSSILAGVTLKFNELMVDYQTGNVVIEPKEEEHYIEDASALQKKIESLPQVVGTSARLKTTGTFRYKEKEIGGTVYGIDPADEAFVTGLEGAVISGEFLSRPDRGEIILGREVSGGYGALMESRSLGGVEVGDTIELTISGKTKEFRVKGIYSTLFFMADAGAYISRADMEEMLGVENEDYAQEIAVKTTPGTDEYETRTALLSLGIKENIRTWHEFAGILRLIENTLGLVRNIMNAIGLLIAFVIIFVVIYVNIVNKKRQIGVQKAIGIEQNVIVASFVLQAMLYAGTGIILGYAFMRFGLVPYTVSHPLQVPLGAMSLKLDDAEAIDRAILLFLASIIGSVIPAYKLAQKDLLDLIWGK